From a region of the Arachis ipaensis cultivar K30076 chromosome B09, Araip1.1, whole genome shotgun sequence genome:
- the LOC107615296 gene encoding CBL-interacting serine/threonine-protein kinase 5-like, whose amino-acid sequence HVYNNQELNKDDLKQSSSAKEFYYAFKIIFSLSHGFDLRSLFETRKRSPSVFISKLSTQVVVGKIEAMSKKLNFRVARKKGFVVRMEAEREGRKGRLAMTVDVFEVAPEVAVVEFSKSSGDTLEYVKFCEEEVRPSLNDIVWSWQGDRNN is encoded by the coding sequence CATGTGTATAACAATCAAGAGTTGAATAAGGATGATTTGAAGCAGAGTAGTTCTGCTAAGGAGTTTTACTATGCTTTCAAGATCATTTTCTCGCTGTCGCATGGTTTTGATCTAAGGAGTTTGTTTGAGACAAGGAAGAGATCACCTTCAGTGTTTATATCAAAGCTTTCAACTCAAGTAGTGGTGGGAAAGATAGAGGCTATGTCGAAGAAATTGAATTTCAGAGTGGCTAGGAAGAAGGGGTTTGTTGTGAGGATGGAAGCGGAGAGGGAAGGGAGGAAAGGGAGACTGGCCATGACGGTGGACGTGTTTGAGGTGGCACCAGAGGTGGCGGTGGTGGAGTTCTCGAAGTCTTCTGGGGATACCTTGGAGTATGTCAAATTCTGTGAGGAAGAAGTTAGGCCTTCATTGAATGACATTGTTTGGAGTTGGCAGGGTGATCGTAACAACTAA